The following coding sequences lie in one Apium graveolens cultivar Ventura chromosome 1, ASM990537v1, whole genome shotgun sequence genomic window:
- the LOC141673086 gene encoding cyclic dof factor 1-like isoform X1, whose translation MSEVKDPSIKLFGKTIQLLLNEQDDDVSFLNHHKLDSVQNNPEVVEGKFMNKKEQEEKVELINEDPRTPNVDKETSAEEMKNQTTSSGMSEDSKTPNVDKETSSLETGEKEDPIDLSNSDGTLKKPDKILPCPRCNSMDTKFCYYNNYNISQPRHFCKGCQRYWTAGGTMRNVPVGSGRRKNKSSAASHYRHILVSEAVQAARAEAANGMHNPTGSILTFGSDAPLCESMASSLILAEKSRNSVINRFHGQEQTIPISYKGGEKADDHSSGSSSTVSNSAEKGYSGGQESVLKNNTQRSTAQVPCFPMSPWPCQWNVAQWRPQTAQPAFGPSGNPVSYYPAPPYWGCNVPYAWNMPWLSQQPPSPDQFALSSSPDSQTLGKHSRDGSMLRPSKPRKEDDLDKNDAERAVLVPKTLRINDPNDAAKSSIWSTLGIKTENPDSGTGASLYKAFLPKAAEKNHIRETSLALQANPAAMSRSLNFQETT comes from the exons ATGTCAGAAGTTAAGGACCCTAGTATTAAGTTGTTTGGGAAGACCATTCAGTTGTTACTGAATGAACAAGATGATGATGTTTCTTTTCTTAATCATCATAAGCTG GATTCAGTTCAAAATAATCCAGAAGTTGTAGAAGGAAAATTCATGAACAAGAAAGAACAAGAAGAAAAAGTAGAGTTGATTAACGAGGACCCCAGAACACCCAATGTTGACAAAGAAACTTCTGCAGAAGAAATGAAAAATCAGACCACGTCGTCAGGGATgagtgaagattctaaaacacCCAACGTCGACAAAGAAACCTCTTCTCTTGAAACAGGTGAAAAGGAAGATCCAATTGACTTGAGCAACTCTGATGGAACACTAAAAAAGCCTGACAAAATACTTCCTTGTCCAAGGTGCAATAGCATGGACACAAAATTCTGTTACTACAACAATTACAATATTAGTCAGCCCCGTCATTTCTGCAAAGGCTGTCAAAGATACTGGACGGCTGGAGGAACAATGAGAAATGTGCCTGTTGGTTCTGGACGTCGCAAGAATAAAAGCTCTGCCGCTTCACATTATCGTCATATATTGGTTTCAGAAGCAGTCCAAGCAGCCAGAGCTGAAGCGGCAAATGGGATGCACAATCCCACTGGCAGCATCCTGACGTTTGGCTCAGATGCACCTCTTTGTGAATCTATGGCCTCTTCTTTGATCCTTGCAGAGAAATCACGAAATAGTGTTATAAACAGATTTCACGGTCAGGAGCAAACAATTCCAATTTCCTATAAAGGTGGAGAGAAAGCTGATGATCATTCAAGTGGATCTTCTAGCACAGTTTCAAATTCAGCCGAGAAGGGATACAGTGGTGGTCAAGAATCCGTGTTAAAAAACAATACACAGAGATCAACTGCCCAAGTACCGTGCTTTCCTATGTCTCCTTGGCCTTGTCAATGGAATGTTGCTCAGTGGAGGCCTCAGACAGCACAACCTGCTTTTGGCCCTTCAGGGAATCCAGTATCATATTATCCAGCGCCACCTTATTGGGGTTGCAATGTACCATATGCTTGGAATATGCCATGGCTTTCCCAACAACCACCGTCTCCTGATCAATTTGCCCTAAGCTCCAGTCCTGATTCCCAGACACTAGGAAAACATTCGAGGGATGGAAGCATGCTACGCCCATCAAAACCAAGGAAAGAAGATGACCTGGACAAAAACGATGCTGAAAGAGCAGTGTTGGTTCCCAAGACCTTGAGGATCAATGATCCAAATGACGCTGCGAAGAGCTCTATATGGTCAACTCTAGGTATCAAGACAGAAAATCCTGATTCAGGCACCGGGGCGAGCCTATATAAGGCCTTCTTGCCTAAGGCAGCTGAAAAAAATCACATTAGGGAGACATCTCTGGCGTTGCAAGCAAATCCTGCAGCCATGTCTAGGTCGCTTAACTTCCAGGAGACCACATGA
- the LOC141673086 gene encoding cyclic dof factor 1-like isoform X2, producing MNKKEQEEKVELINEDPRTPNVDKETSAEEMKNQTTSSGMSEDSKTPNVDKETSSLETGEKEDPIDLSNSDGTLKKPDKILPCPRCNSMDTKFCYYNNYNISQPRHFCKGCQRYWTAGGTMRNVPVGSGRRKNKSSAASHYRHILVSEAVQAARAEAANGMHNPTGSILTFGSDAPLCESMASSLILAEKSRNSVINRFHGQEQTIPISYKGGEKADDHSSGSSSTVSNSAEKGYSGGQESVLKNNTQRSTAQVPCFPMSPWPCQWNVAQWRPQTAQPAFGPSGNPVSYYPAPPYWGCNVPYAWNMPWLSQQPPSPDQFALSSSPDSQTLGKHSRDGSMLRPSKPRKEDDLDKNDAERAVLVPKTLRINDPNDAAKSSIWSTLGIKTENPDSGTGASLYKAFLPKAAEKNHIRETSLALQANPAAMSRSLNFQETT from the coding sequence ATGAACAAGAAAGAACAAGAAGAAAAAGTAGAGTTGATTAACGAGGACCCCAGAACACCCAATGTTGACAAAGAAACTTCTGCAGAAGAAATGAAAAATCAGACCACGTCGTCAGGGATgagtgaagattctaaaacacCCAACGTCGACAAAGAAACCTCTTCTCTTGAAACAGGTGAAAAGGAAGATCCAATTGACTTGAGCAACTCTGATGGAACACTAAAAAAGCCTGACAAAATACTTCCTTGTCCAAGGTGCAATAGCATGGACACAAAATTCTGTTACTACAACAATTACAATATTAGTCAGCCCCGTCATTTCTGCAAAGGCTGTCAAAGATACTGGACGGCTGGAGGAACAATGAGAAATGTGCCTGTTGGTTCTGGACGTCGCAAGAATAAAAGCTCTGCCGCTTCACATTATCGTCATATATTGGTTTCAGAAGCAGTCCAAGCAGCCAGAGCTGAAGCGGCAAATGGGATGCACAATCCCACTGGCAGCATCCTGACGTTTGGCTCAGATGCACCTCTTTGTGAATCTATGGCCTCTTCTTTGATCCTTGCAGAGAAATCACGAAATAGTGTTATAAACAGATTTCACGGTCAGGAGCAAACAATTCCAATTTCCTATAAAGGTGGAGAGAAAGCTGATGATCATTCAAGTGGATCTTCTAGCACAGTTTCAAATTCAGCCGAGAAGGGATACAGTGGTGGTCAAGAATCCGTGTTAAAAAACAATACACAGAGATCAACTGCCCAAGTACCGTGCTTTCCTATGTCTCCTTGGCCTTGTCAATGGAATGTTGCTCAGTGGAGGCCTCAGACAGCACAACCTGCTTTTGGCCCTTCAGGGAATCCAGTATCATATTATCCAGCGCCACCTTATTGGGGTTGCAATGTACCATATGCTTGGAATATGCCATGGCTTTCCCAACAACCACCGTCTCCTGATCAATTTGCCCTAAGCTCCAGTCCTGATTCCCAGACACTAGGAAAACATTCGAGGGATGGAAGCATGCTACGCCCATCAAAACCAAGGAAAGAAGATGACCTGGACAAAAACGATGCTGAAAGAGCAGTGTTGGTTCCCAAGACCTTGAGGATCAATGATCCAAATGACGCTGCGAAGAGCTCTATATGGTCAACTCTAGGTATCAAGACAGAAAATCCTGATTCAGGCACCGGGGCGAGCCTATATAAGGCCTTCTTGCCTAAGGCAGCTGAAAAAAATCACATTAGGGAGACATCTCTGGCGTTGCAAGCAAATCCTGCAGCCATGTCTAGGTCGCTTAACTTCCAGGAGACCACATGA